One Gallus gallus isolate bGalGal1 chromosome 11, bGalGal1.mat.broiler.GRCg7b, whole genome shotgun sequence DNA window includes the following coding sequences:
- the HEATR3 gene encoding HEAT repeat-containing protein 3 isoform X1 produces the protein MVTQDIMTPLVALLKECSNGLDANQLSPKKRREVNKNYVEDIANEAINLLWNVCECNSTAVSIFNKEGCLEAVLHYIKKFSTNVDLAISVANCLQAVTEDNPDLLSSFSASTHQVLETVMMCPESTMKHILLRTLIAGTIWNIKETIPPGSLGNMVNAILKIFSESLAIDAGETIIHMNEAEKNRLKPAAGAETEESEIDVTDNCALSEDDGMEEVSKGKGSGEHDISDLLPSDKWELKEVTALLMAQQTALEIIVNMCCSEDPSDDEWEELSSSDESDLFMENSYSEGSGLLMSPLCLSAEVHSAFLNNLIPKKILEKTAFPNSVALDICVHNPSWKPLIKKMNTVQCRALTCLHSILLVSDVDCLGGASALQSLAQHLSQLIFSKTELPEDTEFLEAITSALRALLQTMASKNISQCMTPEQLLALCEASIHSSNASVRVNVVSILGISGSVLAKVQDTAETLKMIGKFLLEVAMKESSLVVAGEALDALFDVFADGKEAEKAAVQMKLLPALKEFQPMFKMRIRKEGKGQYSTDQLCVLDNVKMNLRRFIAYQETLGKNPT, from the exons ATGGTGACCCAGGACATCATGACACCCCTTGTGGCACTTCTCAAAGAG TGTAGCAATGGGCTAGATGCTAACCAGCTCTCCCCGAAGAAACGCAGGGAGGTGAACAAAAATTACGTTGAAGATATAGCCAATGAGGCTATCAACTTGCTGTGGAACGTGTG TGAATGCAACAGTACAGCAGTATCCATATTCAATAAAGAAGGGTGTCTGGAGGCTGTGCTACATTACATTAAGAAGTTTTCCACGAATGTGGATCTGGCTATTTCAGTGG caAACTGCTTACAGGCGGTGACAGAAGATAATCCAGATCTCCTTTCTTCATTCAGTGCCTCTACACATCAAGTCTTGGAAACAGTGATGATGTGTCCAGAGAGCACAATGAAGCACATCCTTTTGAGAACGCTGATAGCAG GCACCATCTGGAATATCAAGGAAACCATTCCACCAGGCAGCCTGGGAAACATGGTTAATGCAATCCTGAAGATCTTCTCAGAATCATTAGCAATAGATGCTGGTGAAACAATTATTCATATgaatgaagctgaaaaaaacagacTAAAACCTGCTGCAGGGGCAGAAACCGAGGAAAGCGAGATTGATGTTACAGACAACTGTGCTCTAAGTGAAGATGATGGCATGGAAGAAGTATCTAAAGGAAAAGGCAGCGGAGAACACGACATTTCAGACCTGCTTCCA tctgATAAATGGGAACTGAAAGAAGTGACAGCCTTACTGATGGCTCAGCAGACTGCTCTGGAAATCATTGTTAATATGTGCTGCAGTGAAG atccCTCTGATGATGAGTGGGAAGAGCTCTCCAGCAGTGATGAAAGTGACCTGTTTATGGAAAACTCATACAGTGAGGGCAGTGGGCTGCTGATGTCACCCCTGTGCCTCTCTGCTGAGGTTCACTCGGCGTTTCTGAACAACCTCATTCCAAAGaag aTTCTTGAAAAAACTGCTTTTCCGAACAGTGTTGCTCTGGACATCTGTGTGCACAATCCGTCTTGGAAACCGTTAATTAAAAA aatgaaCACAGTGCAGTGTAGAGCTTTAACGTGTCTTCATAGCATTTTGTTGGTGTCAGATGTGGATTGCCTTGGAGGAGCCTCAGCGCTTCAGTCACTTGCACAGCATCTCTCACAGCTGATCTTTTCTAAAACAG AGCTCCCTGAAGACACAGAGTTCCTGGAAGCCATAACCAGTGCTTTGAGGGCTCTCTTACAAACAATGGCATCAAAGAACATCTCCCAG TGTATGACAcctgagcagctcctggcttTATGCGAAGCGAGTATTCACAGCAGCAATGCCAGTGTGAGAGTGAACGTAGTGAGCATCCTTGGAATTTCTGGCAGCGTCTTGGCCAAAGTACAAGATACAGCTGAAACACTAAAG ATGAttggaaaatttcttcttgagGTGGCTATGAAGGAATCTTCTCTTGTGGTAGCAGGGGAAGCCTTGGATGCCCTTTTTGATGTATTTGCGGATggtaaagaagcagaaaaagcagcagtacaGATGAAGTTGCTTCCAGCACTGAAAGAATTTCAGCCAATGTTCAAAATGAGG ATACgaaaagaaggcaaaggacAATATAGTACAGATCAGCTTTGTGTTCTTGACAACGTGAAGATGAATTTGAGAAGATTCATTGCATATCAGGAGACACTAGGCAAAAACCCCACTTGA
- the HEATR3 gene encoding HEAT repeat-containing protein 3, protein MGKSRARRFRRVPFSPTGSEPRREVEDGPEEEPAAELLQKLQHPSAEVREYACASISRLLQQQHVIPAFLQRDVVRCLGPMLLDHSLAVRETAAGALRNLSACGGFEVCDDMVTQDIMTPLVALLKECSNGLDANQLSPKKRREVNKNYVEDIANEAINLLWNVCECNSTAVSIFNKEGCLEAVLHYIKKFSTNVDLAISVANCLQAVTEDNPDLLSSFSASTHQVLETVMMCPESTMKHILLRTLIAGTIWNIKETIPPGSLGNMVNAILKIFSESLAIDAGETIIHMNEAEKNRLKPAAGAETEESEIDVTDNCALSEDDGMEEVSKGKGSGEHDISDLLPSDKWELKEVTALLMAQQTALEIIVNMCCSEDPSDDEWEELSSSDESDLFMENSYSEGSGLLMSPLCLSAEVHSAFLNNLIPKKILEKTAFPNSVALDICVHNPSWKPLIKKMNTVQCRALTCLHSILLVSDVDCLGGASALQSLAQHLSQLIFSKTELPEDTEFLEAITSALRALLQTMASKNISQCMTPEQLLALCEASIHSSNASVRVNVVSILGISGSVLAKVQDTAETLKMIGKFLLEVAMKESSLVVAGEALDALFDVFADGKEAEKAAVQMKLLPALKEFQPMFKMRIRKEGKGQYSTDQLCVLDNVKMNLRRFIAYQETLGKNPT, encoded by the exons GAGGTGAGGGAGTAcgcctgtgccagcatctcgcggctgctgcagcagcagcacgtcatcccagccttcctgcagaGGGACGTCGTCCGCTGCCTGGGCCCAATGCTGCTGGACCACAGCTTGGCTGTGCGTGAGACGGCGGCGGGTGCCCTCCG aaatcTGAGTGCTTGCGGGGGATTTGAAGTCTGCGATGACATGGTGACCCAGGACATCATGACACCCCTTGTGGCACTTCTCAAAGAG TGTAGCAATGGGCTAGATGCTAACCAGCTCTCCCCGAAGAAACGCAGGGAGGTGAACAAAAATTACGTTGAAGATATAGCCAATGAGGCTATCAACTTGCTGTGGAACGTGTG TGAATGCAACAGTACAGCAGTATCCATATTCAATAAAGAAGGGTGTCTGGAGGCTGTGCTACATTACATTAAGAAGTTTTCCACGAATGTGGATCTGGCTATTTCAGTGG caAACTGCTTACAGGCGGTGACAGAAGATAATCCAGATCTCCTTTCTTCATTCAGTGCCTCTACACATCAAGTCTTGGAAACAGTGATGATGTGTCCAGAGAGCACAATGAAGCACATCCTTTTGAGAACGCTGATAGCAG GCACCATCTGGAATATCAAGGAAACCATTCCACCAGGCAGCCTGGGAAACATGGTTAATGCAATCCTGAAGATCTTCTCAGAATCATTAGCAATAGATGCTGGTGAAACAATTATTCATATgaatgaagctgaaaaaaacagacTAAAACCTGCTGCAGGGGCAGAAACCGAGGAAAGCGAGATTGATGTTACAGACAACTGTGCTCTAAGTGAAGATGATGGCATGGAAGAAGTATCTAAAGGAAAAGGCAGCGGAGAACACGACATTTCAGACCTGCTTCCA tctgATAAATGGGAACTGAAAGAAGTGACAGCCTTACTGATGGCTCAGCAGACTGCTCTGGAAATCATTGTTAATATGTGCTGCAGTGAAG atccCTCTGATGATGAGTGGGAAGAGCTCTCCAGCAGTGATGAAAGTGACCTGTTTATGGAAAACTCATACAGTGAGGGCAGTGGGCTGCTGATGTCACCCCTGTGCCTCTCTGCTGAGGTTCACTCGGCGTTTCTGAACAACCTCATTCCAAAGaag aTTCTTGAAAAAACTGCTTTTCCGAACAGTGTTGCTCTGGACATCTGTGTGCACAATCCGTCTTGGAAACCGTTAATTAAAAA aatgaaCACAGTGCAGTGTAGAGCTTTAACGTGTCTTCATAGCATTTTGTTGGTGTCAGATGTGGATTGCCTTGGAGGAGCCTCAGCGCTTCAGTCACTTGCACAGCATCTCTCACAGCTGATCTTTTCTAAAACAG AGCTCCCTGAAGACACAGAGTTCCTGGAAGCCATAACCAGTGCTTTGAGGGCTCTCTTACAAACAATGGCATCAAAGAACATCTCCCAG TGTATGACAcctgagcagctcctggcttTATGCGAAGCGAGTATTCACAGCAGCAATGCCAGTGTGAGAGTGAACGTAGTGAGCATCCTTGGAATTTCTGGCAGCGTCTTGGCCAAAGTACAAGATACAGCTGAAACACTAAAG ATGAttggaaaatttcttcttgagGTGGCTATGAAGGAATCTTCTCTTGTGGTAGCAGGGGAAGCCTTGGATGCCCTTTTTGATGTATTTGCGGATggtaaagaagcagaaaaagcagcagtacaGATGAAGTTGCTTCCAGCACTGAAAGAATTTCAGCCAATGTTCAAAATGAGG ATACgaaaagaaggcaaaggacAATATAGTACAGATCAGCTTTGTGTTCTTGACAACGTGAAGATGAATTTGAGAAGATTCATTGCATATCAGGAGACACTAGGCAAAAACCCCACTTGA
- the HEATR3 gene encoding HEAT repeat-containing protein 3 isoform X2 produces MLLDHSLAVRETAAGALRNLSACGGFEVCDDMVTQDIMTPLVALLKECSNGLDANQLSPKKRREVNKNYVEDIANEAINLLWNVCECNSTAVSIFNKEGCLEAVLHYIKKFSTNVDLAISVANCLQAVTEDNPDLLSSFSASTHQVLETVMMCPESTMKHILLRTLIAGTIWNIKETIPPGSLGNMVNAILKIFSESLAIDAGETIIHMNEAEKNRLKPAAGAETEESEIDVTDNCALSEDDGMEEVSKGKGSGEHDISDLLPSDKWELKEVTALLMAQQTALEIIVNMCCSEDPSDDEWEELSSSDESDLFMENSYSEGSGLLMSPLCLSAEVHSAFLNNLIPKKILEKTAFPNSVALDICVHNPSWKPLIKKMNTVQCRALTCLHSILLVSDVDCLGGASALQSLAQHLSQLIFSKTELPEDTEFLEAITSALRALLQTMASKNISQCMTPEQLLALCEASIHSSNASVRVNVVSILGISGSVLAKVQDTAETLKMIGKFLLEVAMKESSLVVAGEALDALFDVFADGKEAEKAAVQMKLLPALKEFQPMFKMRIRKEGKGQYSTDQLCVLDNVKMNLRRFIAYQETLGKNPT; encoded by the exons ATGCTGCTGGACCACAGCTTGGCTGTGCGTGAGACGGCGGCGGGTGCCCTCCG aaatcTGAGTGCTTGCGGGGGATTTGAAGTCTGCGATGACATGGTGACCCAGGACATCATGACACCCCTTGTGGCACTTCTCAAAGAG TGTAGCAATGGGCTAGATGCTAACCAGCTCTCCCCGAAGAAACGCAGGGAGGTGAACAAAAATTACGTTGAAGATATAGCCAATGAGGCTATCAACTTGCTGTGGAACGTGTG TGAATGCAACAGTACAGCAGTATCCATATTCAATAAAGAAGGGTGTCTGGAGGCTGTGCTACATTACATTAAGAAGTTTTCCACGAATGTGGATCTGGCTATTTCAGTGG caAACTGCTTACAGGCGGTGACAGAAGATAATCCAGATCTCCTTTCTTCATTCAGTGCCTCTACACATCAAGTCTTGGAAACAGTGATGATGTGTCCAGAGAGCACAATGAAGCACATCCTTTTGAGAACGCTGATAGCAG GCACCATCTGGAATATCAAGGAAACCATTCCACCAGGCAGCCTGGGAAACATGGTTAATGCAATCCTGAAGATCTTCTCAGAATCATTAGCAATAGATGCTGGTGAAACAATTATTCATATgaatgaagctgaaaaaaacagacTAAAACCTGCTGCAGGGGCAGAAACCGAGGAAAGCGAGATTGATGTTACAGACAACTGTGCTCTAAGTGAAGATGATGGCATGGAAGAAGTATCTAAAGGAAAAGGCAGCGGAGAACACGACATTTCAGACCTGCTTCCA tctgATAAATGGGAACTGAAAGAAGTGACAGCCTTACTGATGGCTCAGCAGACTGCTCTGGAAATCATTGTTAATATGTGCTGCAGTGAAG atccCTCTGATGATGAGTGGGAAGAGCTCTCCAGCAGTGATGAAAGTGACCTGTTTATGGAAAACTCATACAGTGAGGGCAGTGGGCTGCTGATGTCACCCCTGTGCCTCTCTGCTGAGGTTCACTCGGCGTTTCTGAACAACCTCATTCCAAAGaag aTTCTTGAAAAAACTGCTTTTCCGAACAGTGTTGCTCTGGACATCTGTGTGCACAATCCGTCTTGGAAACCGTTAATTAAAAA aatgaaCACAGTGCAGTGTAGAGCTTTAACGTGTCTTCATAGCATTTTGTTGGTGTCAGATGTGGATTGCCTTGGAGGAGCCTCAGCGCTTCAGTCACTTGCACAGCATCTCTCACAGCTGATCTTTTCTAAAACAG AGCTCCCTGAAGACACAGAGTTCCTGGAAGCCATAACCAGTGCTTTGAGGGCTCTCTTACAAACAATGGCATCAAAGAACATCTCCCAG TGTATGACAcctgagcagctcctggcttTATGCGAAGCGAGTATTCACAGCAGCAATGCCAGTGTGAGAGTGAACGTAGTGAGCATCCTTGGAATTTCTGGCAGCGTCTTGGCCAAAGTACAAGATACAGCTGAAACACTAAAG ATGAttggaaaatttcttcttgagGTGGCTATGAAGGAATCTTCTCTTGTGGTAGCAGGGGAAGCCTTGGATGCCCTTTTTGATGTATTTGCGGATggtaaagaagcagaaaaagcagcagtacaGATGAAGTTGCTTCCAGCACTGAAAGAATTTCAGCCAATGTTCAAAATGAGG ATACgaaaagaaggcaaaggacAATATAGTACAGATCAGCTTTGTGTTCTTGACAACGTGAAGATGAATTTGAGAAGATTCATTGCATATCAGGAGACACTAGGCAAAAACCCCACTTGA